CTTGCTAATTGCTGGTTTCGGGCCATCCTTGGCTTGTCACGGATGGGACTGATCCCTCTAAACCGGCGAGCCAGAGTGTCTCGGGCACTGCAAGCACACCTGGCAAGGCTCGCTGGCTTTAGTCAATCAGCCATAACAAAAACAAATGGAGTAGCGTCGATGACCAACACAACAAGGCCGTTCTGGCGTCTGGCAAAACTGCCGCTGGCCGTCAGCCTCGCATCAACTCTTGCCAGCCCGGCATTCGCGGTGAATTTCAATATCGGGGAAATCGAAGGGCAATTCGACTCGTCGCTGTCGGTAGGGGCCAGTTGGTCGACAGCCAAGCGTGACGATCGTTTCATCGGCGAAGCCAACGGCGGCACCGGCTACACCCAGACAGGTGACGACGGGCGTCTCAACTTCAAGCGTGGCGAAACATTCTCCAAGATCTTCAAGGGTATCCATGACCTGGAGCTGAAGTACGGCGACACCGGTGTGTTCGTGCGGGGCAAATACTGGTACGACTTCGAGCTCAAGGATGAGTCGCGTCCCTTCAAGGACATCGACGACGACGGCCGCAAGCCGGGTGCCAAGTCCGCTGGGGCGGAATGGCTCGATACCTTCGTGTACCACAACTACAGCATTGGTGATCAGCCCGGTTCCGTGCGCCTTGGTAAGCAGGTGGTGAGCTGGGGTGAAAGTACCTTCATCCAGAACAGCATCAACTCGATCAACCCGGTTGACGTTTCCGCCTTCCGACGCCCCGGCAGCGAGGTCAAGGAAGGTCTGATCCCGGTCAACATGTTCTATGTCTCCCAGAGCATCACCGATCGCTTGTCGATGGAGAGCTTCTACCAGCTGAGCTGGAAGCAGACGGTCGTCGACAACTGCGGGACCTTCTTCTCGACCGCCGATGTGGCGGCCAATGGCTGCAACAACAACTACAACATCCTCAACAGCAGTCTGGTCGGCTTGTTGCGTGGCGTCGATGCCCTGGCAGCCGGGGCGCCGGCCCTGGCGCCGATCGGCGCGTCGGGCGCCGGTGTGAACTACACCCAGGAAGGTATGGTGGTGCGCCGCGGCAAGGACAACACCGCACGCGATGACGGGCAGTGGGGGTTGGCATTGCGCTGGCAGGGCGACAACACCGAGTACGGCGCGTACTTCATGAATTACCACAGCCGCACGCCGTTCCTCAGTGTGCAGAATGCCGATGCGGCCGCCCTGGCGAGGATTGGCGCGGCAGCTCGCAGTATTTACAACACCCTGGGTATTGGCGCCGCGGGCAGCCCTGCAGCCTGGGTGGGATCAGGCAATGCATGGCTCGGCGCCGCGCCACCTGCCGCTTTCGCAGGCCCCCTGGGCGCTCAGGCGCGCACGCTTGCCGGCGCTGCGGTGGCCGTGGGTAACGGCAGTTACTTCATGGACTACCCCGAGGACATTCGCCTTTATGGCCTGAGCTTCTCCACCACGCTGCCTACCGGCACGGCGTGGCAGGGTGAAGTCAGCTATCGCCCGAATGCACCGGTGCAGATCAACACCCAGCAACTGACCCTCGCCCTGGCTGGCGCGGCGGCCGGCACCTCTGCGCCGGGAGCGGTGCAGAAGGGCTACGACCGCAAGGAAATCACCCAGATCCAGACCACCTTCACGCACTTCTTCGATCAGGTAATGGGCGCTGACCGCCTGACCCTGGTGGGCGAGGTCGGCTTCGCGCACGTTGGCGGCCTGGAAGGCAAGGATCGGAACCGCTATGGCCGTGACCCCATCTATGGCATCACCGGCAGTGCGGTGGACCCTAACGAAACGTCCATTGCCCGTTATGGCGACCATGGTTTCACCACCGCCAACTCCTGGGGTTATCGCATGCGCGGCATCCTCGACTACAGCGATGTGTTCGCCGGTGTGAACCTGCGGCCCAACGTCGCCTTCTCCCACGACGTGGACGGCTATGGCCCCAACGGGTTGTTCAACGAAGGTGCCAAGGCCGCCAGTCTGGGCGTCGATGCCGAATATCAGAACACCTACACCGCGACCGTCGCCTACACCAACTTCTTCGATGGTCGTTACAACACCCTGGTTGATCGTGACTTCCTGGCCCTCAGCTTCGGTATGAACTTCTAAGCGCCCGTATTCATAGGAAAACGCATTTATGAAAACAACAAAAAGGCTGTTGCAAACCGGCGCTCTGACCTTGTCGCTGCTGGCCACCGGTGTGATGGCTGCGGTATCGGCGGACGAGGCGGGCAAGCTGGGTAATACCCTGACGCCGATCGGCGCGGAAAAGGCGGGCAATGCCGATGGCAGCATCCCGGCCTGGACCGGGGGGTTGCCGGTCAATGCCGGAGCGGTGGATGCAGGCGGCTTCCTGGCCGATCCGTTCCCCAGCGAGAAGCCGCTGTTCACCATCACCGCGCAGAACGTCGAGCAGTACAAGGACAAGCTGACGCCCGGCCAGTACGCGATGTTCAAGCGCTATCCGGAAACCTATCGGATGCCGGTCTACACCACCCACCGCACGGCGACCGTGCCGGACAACATCATCGCGGCGACCAAGCAGAATGCCACCAATACCAAGCTGATTCAGGGCGGTGAAGGGCTGGAGAACTTCCAGCTGGCCAACCCCTTCCCGATTCCGAAGGACGGTCTGGAAGCGATCTGGAACCATATCACCCGCTACCGCGGTGCCAGCGTGCGTCGTCACGTGGTGCAGGTGACGCCGCAGGCCAATGGCTCGTTCAGCCCGGTCAGCCTGGAAGAAGAGTTCGCCTTCCGCAGCATGATGAAGGATGCCGACACCAGCAAACCGAGCAACATCCTGTTCTACTTCAAGCAGCGAGTGACCGCGCCGTCGCGGCTGGCCGGTAACGTGCTGCTGGTGCACGAGACCATCGACCAGGTGAAGGAGCCGCGCATGGCGTGGCTGTACAACGCCGGGCAGCGTCGAGTGCGCCGTGCGCCGCAGGTGTCCTATGACGGCCCGGGTACCGCCGCCGATGGCCTGCGTACCTCGGACAACCTGGACATGTACAACGGCTCCCCTGATCGCTACGACTGGCAGTTGCTGGGCAAGAAGGAAATCTACATTCCCTACAACAGCTACCGTCTCGATTCGCCGAAGCTCAAGTACGCCGATATCGTCAAGGCAGGTCACCTGAACCCCGACCTGACCCGTTACGAGCTGCACCGCGTCTGGCACGTGACCGCGACGCTGAAGCAGGGCGAGCGCCACATCTATGCCAAGCGTGACTTCTACATCGACGAGGATACCTGGCAGGCCGCTGCCATCGACCACTACGACGGTCGCGGTACCCTGTGGCGCGTAGCGGAAGCCCATGCCCAGTACTACTACGACAAGCAGGTGCCGTGGTACGCCGTCGAGGTCATCCACGATCTGCTCTCCGGTCGTTACCTGGCCCTGGGCCTGAAGAACGAGGAGAAGCGCTCCTACGAGTTCGACTATCCTGCCAAGGAAAGCGACTACACGCCGGCCGCGCTGCGCCAGTCGGGCGTGCGTTGATCGCCGCGTGAAATCGAAAAGCCGGCTCAGCGCCGGCTTTTTGTTGCCCGTTCGTTTGCTATTCGGCGCCAGGGGCAGGCAGCCTTGCCTGATGATCTGGCGACGGATCCAGTGTGCAGTAGCTGGTGCCGGTTACAATGGCTTCCCCGCCTGCCATCTGCGTTACAGGAACAGCCCATGCAATCGACATCCCCGGCCCTGATCCGCGAAACCTTCCCCGTCGGCCCGCTGCAGTGCAACTGCACCATCATCGGCGATCCCGTCAGCGGCAAGGCACTCGTGGTCGATCCGGGTGGCAACCCCGACCTGATCATGGCGCGGCTGGAGGCCCATGGCCTCAAGGTAGTGAGCATCATCCACACCCACGCGCACCTCGATCATTTCCTAGCGTCCGGGCAGATGAAGGAGAAGACCGGCGCGACCCTGCACCTGCACAAGGATGACCAGTTTCTCTGGGATAACCTGGAAATGCAGTGCCAGATGTTCGGCGTTCCCTACACCCCCGTGCCGGCTCCTGATCAATGGCTGGCCGATGACGAGGCACTGGCCTGCGGCTGCGGCGTGGCCCTGCACACGCCGGGGCATACCCCAGGTTCCATGAGCTTCTGGTTTCCCGAGGCCAAGCTGCTGATCGCCGGCGATACCCTGTTTCGCCGCGGCATCGGGCGCACCGACCTGTGGGGTGGCGACCACGCGAGCATCGAACGCTCCATCAAGCAGCGTCTGTACCGCCTGGATGAGGACGCCACCGTGGTGACGGGCCATGGGCCGGACACCCGACTGGGTGACGAGATGCGCGAAAACCCCTTCGTGCGCGCTTGAAAAACAAGCGTTTACAGATTTTTTGCGCGGTCATTGTTAGCCTTGGTCGGGAACTTGGCTGCGTTCGCTGGCTCGAAGCCGCGGATAAAAGCCTGCTTCTCTTCGCAAAACGACTAAGGATTACCCATGATCAAACTCCGTTCCCTGATTGCCGCAACGGCCGTTTTCGCTGTTCTGTCCGGCTGTACGGTCAACCCCTACACTGGTGGAAGCCAGGCGGGCAAGTCCGGTATCTACGGCGGTGTGGGCGCCCTGGCCGGTGCCGCGGTCGGCGCTGCCACCTCGAGCAAGAAGGACCGCAAGAAGGGCGCGCTGATCGGCGCCGCCGTCGGGGGCGCGGCCGGTGGCGGTTACGGCTATTACGTCGATACCCAGGAAGCCAAGCTGCGTCAGCAGCTGCAGGGCACCGGCGTGCAGGTGCAGCGCAATGGTAACGACCTGACCCTGATCATGCCCGGCAACATCACCTTCGCCAGCAATTCGGCGGACATTTCCAGCAACTTCTATCCGACGCTCAATTCGTTGGTGCTGACCTTCAAGGAATTCAACAAGAACGGCGTGAACATCGTTGGCCATACCGACAGCACCGGTTCCGCCGAGCTGAACCAGAGCCTGTCCACCCGCCGTGCCCAGAGCGTGGCCTCGTACCTGGCCGCCAACGGCGTGGCTTCATCGCGCATCTCGGCCTACGGCGCAGGCCCGAACCAGCCGATTGCCAGCAATGCCAACGAAGCAGGTCGCGCACAGAATCGCCGCGTGGAAATCAACCTGCGGCCGCTGTGATCCTGTCCGCCTGTATCTGGAGTCCCGACCTGAAACCCCGCTTCGGCGGGGTTTTTCTTGTCGCTCGATTCGATGATGTGGCTACGCCGCAGGCGAGAGCTAGAGTCTGCTGATCAAGGGTCGAGCCATCAAGCGACGCAGGCAGGGAGGCAAACGCCTCGATTCTCGTCAACACCGCCGAAGGCATTCTGGTGGTCGACGAGGAGGGGCGTATCCGCTTCGCCAACCCGGCGATCACCCGCATGCTCGGCTGCCAGGGGGGCGAGTTGACCGGCAGCCGACTGCTGGACTGGGTCGATGTTGCCGGCCCCGTGCAGTGGCAGGCTTCGAGCTTCTACCAGCATTGGCAGCGCCGCGAGCACCTGCGCCTGCATGATGCCAACCTGCGTACCCGGGAGGGCGCTGCCGTGCCGGTGGCGCTTTCCTGCTCGCCGCTGCCACATGACGGACATGGCATGGTTCTGCTGGCGTTGGACATGTCGGTGGTGCCAAGCGCGGTGGACGCCGCCAGTAGCGCTTTTACGAAGCGGGGAGCTGAGCCTAGGGATGCTGCTGGTGCAGTCGCTCCAGCAAGCCGTCCTTGGATTCCCAGAGCGTATTGATCCACTGCTGGAAATCCTTGCGATAGGCTTCGTCCTGGTCGTAGGCACGGCCGATGAAGCGGCTGGGGATCTCCAGCTGTTCGACGACGACGACCACTTCGTCGAGCTGACCGCTGAGCAGGGTCCAGAAACCCGGGCTGCCCTGGGGGTAATGCAGGGTCACGTTGATCATGCCGTGCAGCTGCTCGCCCATGGCATCGAGCACGAAGGCCAGCCCGCCGGCCTTCGGCTTGAGCAGGTAGCGGTAGGGCGACCGTTGTTCCTGATGCTTGGCCGGCGTGAAGCGGGTGCCTTCGACGAAATTGAAGATGCCCACCGGGTTGTGGCGAAACTTGGCGCAGGTGCGGCGCGTGGTCTGCAGGTCCTGGCCCTTCTTTTCTGGGTGTTTGGCCAGGTATTCCTTCGAGTAGCGTTTCATGAAGGGGAAGCCCAGCGCCCACCAGCACAGGCCGATCACCGGCACCCAGATCAGCTCCTGCTTGAGGAAGAATTTCAGCGGGCGGATGCGCCGGTTGAGCAGGTACTGCAGCACCAGGATGTCCACCCAGCTCTGATGGTTGCTGGTGACCAGGTAGGAATGCTCGTAATCGAAGTTCTGGCCGCCCTCGATATGCCAGCGGGTGTTGCCCAGCAGGTTCATCCACGCCTTGTTACAACTTATCCAGCCCTCCTGGATGACAATCATCAGGCGGTCACAGCCGCGTTGCACCAGCGGCAGGGGCAGCACGATGCGCAGCAGGGTGACGGTGAACAGCGGCCAGCACCAGAACAACGTGTTCAGCGCCAGCGAAACGCTGCCCAAAAGGCCGAGCAGTGGGGCAGGCAGGAAGTGCAGCATGGACGTGCGAACCTCAGGCAGGTTGGCGCCCGGCAAGCGTGCCGGGCGCGAATGGCGCACAGGGTAACGGTTGGTGATGGAACTGCAAGTCGATCCGAAGGCCGGTTGTGTCACCCGCGTTCGGATCGGCCCGTTTCACTGGCGCATATTGGCAGCCTGGATGGCGGTCAGGGCGATGGTGAAGACGATATCGTCGACCAGTGCGCCGCGCGACAGGTCGTTCACCGGCTTGCGCAGGCCCTGCAGCATGGGCCCGACGCTGATGCAGTCGGCGCTGCGCTGCACCGCCTTGTAGGTGGTGTTGCCGGTGTTCAGGTCGGGGAAGATGAACACCGTGGCACGACCGGCCACCGGGCTGTTGGGGGCCTTTTGCCGACCGACGCTCTCGATGGCCGCGGCGTCGTACTGCAGCGGGCCGTCGACCAGCAGTTGCGGGTTGGCCTGGCGCGCCAGGCGCGTGGCCTCGCGGACCTTTTCCACTTCCTCGCCACTGCCCGAATCACCGGTGGAATAGCTGAGCATCGCTACCCGCGGCGGGATGCCGAAGGCCTGGGCGGAGCTGGCGCTCTGCAGGGCGATCTCCGCCAGTTGCTCGGCGTTGGGGTCCGGGTTGACCGCGCAGTCGCCATACACCAGGACCTGGTCGGGCAGCAGCATGAAGAACACCGACGACACCAGGTTGTAACCGGGTGCGGTCTTGATCAGCTGCAGCGCCGGGCGGATGGTATTGGCGGTGGTATGCACGGCGCCGGAAACCAGGCCGTCGACCTCGTCCAGGGCGAGCATCATGGTGCCCAGTACCACGGTGTCTTCGAGCTGGGCGCTGGCCATCGGCGCGTTGAGGCCCTTGCCCTTGCGCAGCTCGACCATCGGCTCGACATAGCGCTCGCGGATCAGGTCCGGGTCGAGGATCTCCAGCCCTGGCGGCAGCTCGATGCCCTGGGCCTGCGCCACGCTGTGCACTTCCTCGGGCTTGGCCAGCAGCACGCAACGGGCGATGCCGCGGGCCTGGCAAATGGCGGCGGCCTGCACGGTGCGCGGCTCGGCGCCTTCGGGCAGGACGATGCGCTTGTTGGCGGCCTTGGCCTGCTGCACCAGCTGGTAACGGAACGCCGGTGGCGACAGGCGCAACTCCCGCGGGCTGCCGCAGCGGGCGGCCAGCCAGTCGTGATCCAGGTGGCTGGCGACGAAGTCGGCGACCTTCTCGGCGCGTTCCTTGTCGTCGACCGGGATCTCCTTGTTCAGGCGGTTCAGGTTGGTGGCCGTGTCGTAGGAGCCGGTACTCACCGTCATCACCGGCAGGCCGCTCTGCAGGGCGCCGCGGCACAGTTCCATGATGCGCGGGTCGGGGGCGAAGTCGCTGCACAGCAGCAGGCCGGCCAGCGGCATACCGTTCATGGCCGCCAGGCTGGCGGCGAGGATGATGTCGTCGCGGTCACCTGGGGTGACCACCAGGGTGCCGGGTTTGAGCAACTGCACGGTGTTGGCCACGGCGCGGGCGCAGAGCACGATCTTCAGCATGCGCCGCTGTTCGTAGTCGCCGGCATTGAGAATGCGCGCGCCGAGCAGTTCGGCGATGTCGCGGGTACGCGGCGCGTTCAGTTCGTCGAGCCACGGGATGCAACCGAGCAGGCGGAATTCCGGGTGGCGCAGCAGCGAGGACTGTTCGCGCAGGCGTGCGGTAAAGGCCTCCAGGCCATCGTCGCTGCGGATCTTGTTGAGGATCACCCCGAGTACCTTGGGGTCCTTCGGGCCGCCGAACTGCTGGGCCTGGATTTCCACGCGGTCGCACAGCTCGCCGAGGGTTTCCTGCTCCTGGGCCGAGACCAGGATCACGTCGGCATCCAGGCTCTTGGCCAGGTGGAAGTTGACCCGCGCGGCGTAGCTGGCCTGACGCGTCGGCACCATGCCCTCGACGATCACCACGTCTTTGTCCTTGGCGGCTTCCTGGTAGAGGCTGATGATTTCCTCGAGCAGCTCGTCCAGGTCGCCGTCGCCGAGGCGCCGTTCGACATGGGCGAGGGCCAGGGGCTTGGGCGAGTGCAGGCCGTGGGTGCGGGCCACCAGCTCGCTGGAGCGCTCGGGCCCGGCGTCACCCTGATGCGGCTGGGCGATGGGCTTGAAGAAGCCCACCTTGAGCCCGGCGCGCTCCAGCGCACCGACCAGGCCCAGGCTGATGGAGGTGAGGCCGACGCCGAAACCGGTCGGCGAGATGAAAAAGGTATGCATGGGGTTCTCCGTATTCAGTCGAGCAGCGCCAGGGTATCGAGGGCGATCTGCCGCTCTTCGTTGGTGGGCACCACCAGCACCCGGGTATGCTTCGGCGCGTGGATCGGCCCGCTGACGCCGCGCAGGCAGCGCGCATTGGCCGCCTCGTCGAGCTTGAGGCCGAGCAGGCCGAGGTGGGCCACCGTCCTGCTGCGGATCAGCGGTGAGTTCTCGCCGATGCCGCCGGTGAAGATCAGCCCGTCCAGGCGCGGCAGGGCGCAGCTCATGGCCGCCAGGGATTTGGCCAGGCGGTAGCAGAACACCTCGATGGCCAGGGTGGCGCCGGCATGGCCCTCTTCGCGGGCCTGCTCGAGGCTGCGCATGTCGTTGGACAGGCCCGACAGGCCAAGCAGGCCGCTGTCATGGTTGAGCATGCGGTCGATCTGCTCCAGGCTCCAGCCCAGGGTGCGCGCGAGGTGGCTGTGCAGGTTGGGGTCGACGTCGCCACTGCGGGTGCCCATCACCAGGCCTTCGAGGGGCGTCAGGCCCATGCTGGTGTCGCGGCTCTGGCCGTTGAGCACCGCGCAGGTCGAGCAGCCATTGCCCAGGTGGGCGACCAGCCAGGCACTGTCGCCCGCTGGCAGGCCGGTGAGCTCGGCGGCGCGGGCACTGACGAAGCGGTGGCTGGTGCCGTGGAAGCCGTAGCGGCGCACGCCGTGGTCGCGGTACAGCCGTTCCGGCACCGCGTAGCGGAAGGCGTGCTCGGGGAGGCTCTGGTGGAAGGCGGTGTCGAACACCGCCACCTGAGGCAGCTGGGGGTATAGCGCCAGGGCCGCCTCGATGCCCAGCAGGCCGGCCGGGTTGTGCAGTGGCGCCAGGGGCGCGACGGCGCGAATCGCGGCGATCACATCGTCGTTCAGACGCTGGGCGCTGGTGAAGTGCTCGCCGCCATGTACCACCCGGTGGCCGATGCCATGCAGTTGGCCGCCACTGGCTTCCTGCACGCGCTGAAGCAGATGAGCGAGCGCTGCACGGTGATCATCGTTGGCAATCGCCTGGCTGTGCTTGATGCCATCCCGTTGCCAGTGCAATACGGCGTCGGCGCTGCCGAGACGCTCGGCCAGACCGCTGATGGCGAACGCCTGCTGGTCGGGGTCGACCAGGGCGAACTTGATGGAGGAACTACCGCAATTGATCACCAGAATATTGCGTGCGGGCATTCAGGAGTCCTTAGCATCGGGAGGCGTTGGCGCCAGTGTTGCGACACACCAGCCACAGGTGAAGTTCGTGCCGATATGGGCGTGCCGCTGCGCCGCGTCGAGCACCCAGGGGCGATTTTGCCAGGGCGGCTGATGGCGCAGGTGTTGAGTATGACCACAAGTTAGGACAGCGACCCAGTGCCCGTCATGATCTTGCTCAAAACCGACCAGGGTAACCACGGACGCGGCCCGCCCGTCTGGGCTTGGGTCGCTTTCACCCCCGCCGTTGGTTACACTCTCACGTTCATTTTCCTCGAGCAAAAGGTTCGCCCCCATGCAGATCGCCGCCAACAAGGCCGTTTCCATCGACTATACCCTGACCAACGATGCCGGCGAGGTGATCGATAGTTCCGCTGGCGGCGCGCCGCTGGTATACCTGCACGGTGCCGGCAACATCATCGTCGGCCTCGAGAAGGCCCTGGTCGGCAAGCAGGCCGGTGACGAGGTCAAGGTTGCCGTCGAGCCGGAAGAGGCCTACGGCGAGTACAGCGCCGAGCTGGTCGCTACCCTGAACCGTTCGATGTTCGAAGGCGTCGACGAGCTGGAAGTCGGCATGCAGTTCCACGCCTCCGGCCCGGACGGCGGCATGCAGATCGTCACCATCCGCGAACTGGAAGGCGATGACGTGATCGTCGACGGCAACCACCCGCTGGCCGGCCAGCGCCTCAATTTCGCGGTCAAGGTCGTCAACGTGCGTGACGCCAGCCAGGAAGAAATCGCCCATGGTCACATCCATGGCGAAGGTGGTCATCACCACTGATCCGTATGTCGGCAGCGCAATCGTCGCTGCTGGCAGATGGTCATGAGTGACTGCTAAGCTGCAGTCACGAAAAGGCGCCTTTTCAGGCGCCTTTTTCGTCTATTTTTCACTGCCTTTCGCGTTACCCGGAGCACCCATCATGAGCGCCTTTCACGACCTGACATTGCACGCACTGGACGGCCAGGAGCTGCCGCTGGCTCCGCTCAAGGGCAAGGTGGTGCTGGTGGTCAACGTCGCCTCCAAATGCGGGCTCACGCCGCAGTATGCGGGCCTGGAGCGCCTGCAGCAGACCTACGGAGCTCAGGGCTTCAGCGTGCTGGGTGTGCCCTGCAACCAGTTCGCCGGGCAGGAGCCGGACCACGAGGCGGCCATTGCCCAGTTCTGCAGCCTGACCTACGGCGTGACCTTTGCGCTGAGCAGCAAGCTGGAAGTCAACGGCAGCGGCCGCCATCCGCTGTATCGCCTGCTGGCCGGCGAAGGCGCGGAGTTTCCCGGCGACATCACCTGGAACTTCGAGAAGTTTCTGGTCGGCCAGGATGGCCGTGTGCTCGCGCGTTTCTCGCCGCGTACCGCGCCGGATGATCCTGCGCTGATCCAGGCCATCGAGAAGGCCCTGGCCTGATCCTCGGGCCGCCGCCTGCGGCCCGTCATTTTTCCGCTCGCTTCAATTCGCGCGCTTGGTCTCGATCACCAGGGCTGGCTTGCGTCCGCTGCTCGGCACCGGGCCGTCCAGCCGCGCGGCATGCAGGTGCTGCTCGAACTGCTCGACGATGCTCGACCAGCTCTGCCTGGCCGCATGCTGACGGGCATTGAGACGAACCCGGCGCAGGTTCTCGCTGTTCTCCATCAGCCAGCCCGCGGCCTCGATGAAGGTGCGCTGATCGTCGGCGCTGGCCAGCATGCCATTGTGGCCATCCTCCACATGCTGGGCGGCGGCGGCCTGATCGAAGGCGACCACGCCGAGCCCCGAGGCCATGGCCTCGAGCAGCACGTTGCCGAAGGTTTCCGAAAGACTCGGAAACAGGAAGATATCGCCACTGGCGTAATGCTGCGCCAGGATTTCACCGCGCTGGATACCGCAGAACAGGGCATCCGGCAGTTGCTTGTGGAGGTGCTCGCGCAACGGGCCATCACCGACCACCACCAGCCTCAGGTTCAGCCCTGCGTATTGTCGCTGCAGCGCCTGGAAGGTGCTGACCAGGAGGTCCAGGTTCTTTTCCGCAGCCAGCCGCCCCACATGCAGCACGGCGATGTCCTGCTCGGCCAGGCCCCAGCTGCGGCGTAGTTCATCGCTACGCCGGGCCGGGTTGAACAGCCCGGCATCCACACCGCGGGCGAGCAGTTCCAGGCGTTCGAAACCGCGGCGCTGCAGTTCGCAGCGCTGGCTGAGGCTGGGCACCAGGGTCATGCGCGAGGCGTTGTGGAACCAGCGCAGGTAGTTGGTCAGCAGGCGGGTCACCAGGGTGATGCCGTAATGCCCGGTGTACTGCTGGAAGTTGGTGTGAAAGCCGCTGATCACCGGTATCCGCAGACGCCGCGCGGCACGCAGGGCGGACAGGCCCAGTGGGCCTTCGGTGGCGATATACAGCACATCCGGGCGCTGACGCCGCCACAGGCGCAGCAGCTTGTGACGAGCCGACTGGCCCCACTGCAGGCCGCGGTAGCCGGGTAGTGGCCAGCCACGGGTAAGCAGCAGGTCGTCGTCATTGGCGGCGCGGGCGTCGTGGTGCTGCCGGGGGCGGATCAAC
Above is a genomic segment from Pseudomonas argentinensis containing:
- a CDS encoding DUF3565 domain-containing protein; translated protein: METALLAAICMGANLLLEENERESVTNGGGESDPSPDGRAASVVTLVGFEQDHDGHWVAVLTCGHTQHLRHQPPWQNRPWVLDAAQRHAHIGTNFTCGWCVATLAPTPPDAKDS
- a CDS encoding FKBP-type peptidyl-prolyl cis-trans isomerase, yielding MQIAANKAVSIDYTLTNDAGEVIDSSAGGAPLVYLHGAGNIIVGLEKALVGKQAGDEVKVAVEPEEAYGEYSAELVATLNRSMFEGVDELEVGMQFHASGPDGGMQIVTIRELEGDDVIVDGNHPLAGQRLNFAVKVVNVRDASQEEIAHGHIHGEGGHHH
- a CDS encoding glutathione peroxidase, giving the protein MSAFHDLTLHALDGQELPLAPLKGKVVLVVNVASKCGLTPQYAGLERLQQTYGAQGFSVLGVPCNQFAGQEPDHEAAIAQFCSLTYGVTFALSSKLEVNGSGRHPLYRLLAGEGAEFPGDITWNFEKFLVGQDGRVLARFSPRTAPDDPALIQAIEKALA
- a CDS encoding glycosyltransferase family 4 protein; protein product: MSTPPLFIALVSETYSPEINGVANTLGHLVNGLRARGHRLQLIRPRQHHDARAANDDDLLLTRGWPLPGYRGLQWGQSARHKLLRLWRRQRPDVLYIATEGPLGLSALRAARRLRIPVISGFHTNFQQYTGHYGITLVTRLLTNYLRWFHNASRMTLVPSLSQRCELQRRGFERLELLARGVDAGLFNPARRSDELRRSWGLAEQDIAVLHVGRLAAEKNLDLLVSTFQALQRQYAGLNLRLVVVGDGPLREHLHKQLPDALFCGIQRGEILAQHYASGDIFLFPSLSETFGNVLLEAMASGLGVVAFDQAAAAQHVEDGHNGMLASADDQRTFIEAAGWLMENSENLRRVRLNARQHAARQSWSSIVEQFEQHLHAARLDGPVPSSGRKPALVIETKRAN